DNA from Thermococcus argininiproducens:
CTTCAAAGACTTTTCTTATCTCTTCAAGGCTTGGATAGTTTGCCATTCCCATTGAAACTTGAACGGGAACTATGGGTTTTGTGTTTACAACCACCATTCCTCCTTCTTTAAGGTAGTTGACGTATCTAAGCGCCTCCACTGGTTCAAAGGAGAGCATCACATCTGCTTTTCCTTCAGGAACCATAGAACCATAAACGTCTTCACCAAAGCGTACATAACTTATTACACTTCCGAATCTTTGGCTCATTCCGTGAACTTCACCAAGTCTCACTTTATAGCCTGCATGGAGTGCAGCCCATCCGAGAATGTTGGCCGCCGTTAATACTCCTTGGCCACCAACTCCTGTGATGACAATGTTATATTCTTTCATTGTTCTCCCTCCTTCATAGGCTCAAAAGCCCCAAATGGGCATACCTGGGCACAACCTCCACATCCCCAGCACATTGTAGGCTCGACTCTCGCTTGTCTTTTCTCTTCGTCCCAGTAAATTGCTGGACATCCATAAGCATTGATACATATCCTACAGCCAGTACACTTGTCCTCGTTTACGTAGTAAATTGGCCACTTCTCTCCTCTTCTCCTCATTTGTCCAATTCTGTGGAGGGCACAGATCTGTCTGGAGACAATGACACTAACACCTTCGACTTCTAGAGCCTTCTTTACAGTCTCATAAGTTGCCTTGATATCGTATGGGTCAACTACAGCAACAAAGTCGGCACCCATGGCCTTAGCCACGTCTTCTATTGGTATTCTC
Protein-coding regions in this window:
- a CDS encoding indolepyruvate oxidoreductase subunit beta, coding for MKEYNIVITGVGGQGVLTAANILGWAALHAGYKVRLGEVHGMSQRFGSVISYVRFGEDVYGSMVPEGKADVMLSFEPVEALRYVNYLKEGGMVVVNTKPIVPVQVSMGMANYPSLEEIRKVFEEEFKAKWIGFNAEELAEQAGHVVTTNTVLIGALTQIPEFPLDAEHVREVIKISVPPKAVDINMKAFDLGIKAAKEILGL